The following coding sequences are from one Streptomyces sp. NBC_01294 window:
- a CDS encoding CAP domain-containing protein: protein MATAATAAAQPWQHCREASPASFDKPPPADAGRFGYGVLPAIEGVTCLINEERQRLGLRPLSDSAELRNAANGHVTAALAQKWWDKGDPHQNPQVSGTPEQQIVNRIRDAGYCANGRSWSGYEITYNGWGGKGTPREAVNWWLNVSKEGHAEIIRDPSLTEFGIAPRGGAAEPAGAGFSDAGTYVVTLGRCEK from the coding sequence GTGGCCACGGCGGCGACCGCCGCCGCCCAGCCGTGGCAGCACTGCCGCGAGGCGAGTCCCGCCTCGTTCGACAAACCGCCCCCCGCCGACGCCGGCCGCTTCGGGTACGGGGTGCTGCCCGCCATCGAGGGCGTGACCTGCCTCATCAACGAAGAGCGCCAACGGCTGGGGCTGCGGCCGCTGTCGGACTCCGCCGAACTGCGGAACGCGGCGAACGGGCACGTGACCGCCGCGCTCGCCCAGAAATGGTGGGACAAGGGCGATCCGCACCAGAACCCGCAGGTCTCCGGTACGCCCGAGCAGCAGATCGTGAACCGCATCAGGGACGCCGGATACTGTGCGAACGGCCGGTCGTGGAGCGGCTACGAGATCACCTACAACGGGTGGGGCGGAAAGGGCACTCCGCGGGAGGCCGTCAACTGGTGGCTGAACGTCAGCAAGGAGGGCCACGCCGAGATCATCCGGGATCCCTCGCTCACCGAGTTCGGCATCGCACCCAGGGGCGGAGCGGCAGAGCCGGCCGGGGCCGGGTTCAGCGACGCGGGGACCTATGTGGTCACGCTCGGGCGGTGCGAGAAGTAG
- a CDS encoding FAD-binding oxidoreductase, whose product MATLSQSFRGRLVLPEDPTYDEDRRIWNGSVDRSPALIAYCTGVADVIEAVRFATGPAAGLPVAVRGGGHSFPGQSVCDGGIVIDLSSMRGIRVDPQARTVRAQAGVLLGELDHETQEFGLAVPAGIVTHTGLAGLTLGGGIGWLMRKYGLTVDQLLSVDVVTADGSFLKASEDENPDLFWGVRGGGGNFGIVTEFEFRLNPLGPIVLAGPVVWPMAESARLLRFYREWITDVPDELTTAVVHRKAPAAPYIPSRLQGQPVVMVVCCYAGPVEEGQEVLRPLREDSGSAPVLDLCAPKPFTEHQAMFDPSFPHGRWYYFKSCDVDRLTDDVIDRTAEHAARIDSPFTAFPIFQLGGAIARVAEDETAFGGRGAGHTFNINGTTEGPEGFDAERTWARGLWSALAPHQTGVYTNFLMEEGEERVEQAYGAEKYRRLREVKRHYDPGNLFRLNQNIPPA is encoded by the coding sequence ATGGCCACGCTCAGCCAGTCCTTCCGGGGCCGGCTGGTACTGCCCGAGGACCCCACGTACGACGAGGACCGCCGCATCTGGAACGGCTCCGTCGACCGCTCCCCCGCCCTCATCGCCTACTGCACGGGCGTCGCCGACGTGATCGAAGCCGTGCGGTTCGCGACCGGACCCGCGGCCGGCCTCCCCGTCGCGGTACGGGGCGGCGGGCACAGCTTCCCCGGGCAGTCCGTGTGCGACGGCGGGATCGTCATCGACCTCTCCTCCATGCGCGGCATCCGGGTGGATCCGCAGGCCCGGACGGTCAGGGCGCAGGCCGGGGTCCTGCTGGGCGAGCTGGACCACGAGACGCAGGAGTTCGGGCTGGCCGTACCGGCCGGGATCGTCACGCACACGGGCCTGGCGGGGCTCACCCTCGGCGGCGGGATCGGCTGGCTGATGCGCAAGTACGGGCTCACCGTCGACCAGCTGCTCTCCGTGGACGTGGTCACGGCGGACGGGTCGTTCCTGAAGGCGAGCGAGGACGAGAACCCGGACCTCTTCTGGGGCGTGCGCGGGGGCGGCGGCAACTTCGGGATCGTCACCGAGTTCGAGTTCCGGCTCAACCCGCTCGGGCCGATCGTGCTGGCCGGCCCGGTCGTCTGGCCGATGGCCGAGTCGGCGCGGCTGCTGCGGTTCTACCGCGAGTGGATCACCGACGTGCCGGACGAGCTGACCACGGCGGTGGTGCACCGCAAGGCGCCGGCCGCCCCGTACATACCGTCCCGGCTGCAGGGGCAACCTGTCGTGATGGTGGTCTGCTGCTACGCGGGACCGGTCGAGGAGGGGCAGGAGGTGCTGCGGCCGCTGCGCGAGGACTCCGGGTCTGCGCCCGTCCTCGACCTGTGTGCGCCCAAGCCGTTCACCGAGCACCAGGCGATGTTCGACCCGTCCTTCCCGCACGGCCGCTGGTACTACTTCAAGTCGTGCGACGTCGACCGCCTCACCGACGACGTCATCGACCGCACGGCCGAGCACGCGGCGCGGATCGACTCCCCGTTCACCGCCTTCCCGATCTTCCAGCTCGGTGGGGCCATCGCGCGCGTCGCGGAGGACGAGACGGCCTTCGGCGGGCGCGGCGCCGGGCACACCTTCAACATCAACGGGACGACGGAGGGCCCCGAGGGCTTCGACGCGGAGCGGACGTGGGCACGCGGCCTGTGGTCGGCGCTCGCACCCCACCAGACCGGGGTCTACACGAACTTCCTGATGGAGGAGGGCGAGGAGCGGGTCGAGCAGGCGTACGGGGCGGAGAAGTACCGGCGTCTGCGGGAGGTGAAGCGCCACTACGACCCCGGGAACCTCTTCCGCCTCAACCAGAACATCCCACCGGCGTGA
- a CDS encoding cytochrome P450, giving the protein MSCPALPDGFDATDPDLLQSRVPYPEFAQLRQTAPVWWCPQRRGVTGFDDEGYWVVTRHADVKYVSTHPELFSSTTNTAIIRFNEHIQRDAIDAQRLIMLNMDPPEHTRVRQIVQRGFTPRAIRGLEEALRDRARKIVGEASAAAADGSFDFVTQVACELPLQAIAELIGVPQKDRSKIFDWSNKMIAYDDPEYAITEEVGANAAMELIGYAMNLSAARKECPAKDIVTQLVAAEGQGNLGSDEFGFFVLLLAVAGNETTRNAISHGMHAFLTHPEQWELYKATRPSTAAEEIVRWATPVVSFQRTATQDTELGGQKIKAGDRVGLFYSSANHDPEVFTDPDVFDITRDPNPHLGFGGGGPHFCLGKSLAIMEIDLIFNALADALPDLRLTGENPRRLRAAWLNGIKELRVSHG; this is encoded by the coding sequence ATGTCCTGCCCCGCGCTGCCCGACGGTTTCGACGCCACCGACCCCGACCTGCTCCAAAGCCGGGTCCCCTACCCGGAGTTCGCCCAGCTGCGGCAGACCGCACCGGTGTGGTGGTGTCCGCAGCGGCGCGGCGTCACCGGCTTCGACGACGAGGGCTACTGGGTCGTGACCCGGCACGCGGACGTCAAGTACGTCTCCACGCACCCGGAGCTCTTCTCCTCCACCACCAACACGGCCATCATCCGCTTCAACGAGCACATCCAGCGTGATGCGATAGATGCCCAGCGCCTGATCATGCTGAACATGGATCCGCCGGAACACACGCGCGTACGCCAGATCGTGCAGCGCGGTTTCACCCCGCGGGCCATCCGCGGGCTGGAGGAGGCCCTGCGGGACCGGGCCCGGAAGATCGTCGGGGAGGCGTCGGCGGCAGCGGCCGACGGCAGCTTCGACTTCGTCACGCAGGTGGCGTGCGAGCTTCCGCTGCAGGCCATCGCCGAACTGATCGGCGTACCGCAGAAGGACCGCTCCAAGATCTTCGACTGGTCGAACAAGATGATCGCCTACGACGACCCGGAGTACGCGATCACCGAGGAGGTCGGCGCCAACGCGGCGATGGAACTCATCGGCTACGCGATGAACCTCTCCGCCGCGCGCAAGGAGTGCCCGGCCAAGGACATCGTCACCCAGCTCGTCGCGGCGGAGGGGCAGGGCAACCTCGGCTCGGACGAGTTCGGTTTCTTCGTCCTCCTCCTTGCCGTCGCGGGCAACGAGACCACCCGCAACGCCATCAGCCACGGCATGCACGCCTTCCTGACCCACCCCGAGCAGTGGGAGCTCTACAAGGCGACCCGGCCGTCGACCGCCGCGGAGGAAATCGTGCGCTGGGCCACCCCGGTGGTGTCCTTCCAGCGCACCGCCACCCAGGACACCGAGCTGGGCGGCCAGAAGATCAAGGCGGGCGACCGGGTGGGGCTGTTCTACTCCTCCGCCAACCACGACCCGGAGGTCTTCACCGATCCCGATGTCTTCGACATCACCCGCGACCCGAACCCCCACCTGGGCTTCGGCGGCGGCGGTCCGCACTTCTGCCTCGGCAAGTCCCTGGCCATCATGGAGATCGACCTGATCTTCAACGCCCTGGCCGATGCCCTGCCCGACCTCCGCCTGACCGGCGAGAACCCCCGCCGACTCCGCGCGGCCTGGCTCAACGGCATCAAGGAACTCCGGGTCAGCCACGGCTGA
- a CDS encoding steroid 3-ketoacyl-CoA thiolase: MAAEPVIVEAVRTPIGKRGGALANLHPAYLLGETYRELLARTGIQPDCVEQIVGGTVTHAGEQSMNPARNAWLAMGLPYETAATTVDCQCGSSQQANHMVANMISGGVMDIGIACGVEAMSRVPLGSGSKHGPGKPFPDEWNVDLPNQFEAAERIARHRGLTREDVDKLGLLSQERAAAAWAEERFKRETFAVQVPTTEEEQAAGQGMWRLVDRDEGLRDTSMEALARLKPVMPTAVHTAGNSSQISDGAAAVMWASRKMARALKLKPRARIVAQTLVGADPHYHLDGPIDATRAVLGKAGMSLRDIDLVEINEAFASVVLSWARVFDQDLEKVNVNGGGIALGHPVGATGARLITTALHELERRDKEFALITMCAGGALATGTIIQRL; this comes from the coding sequence ATGGCCGCGGAACCCGTCATCGTCGAAGCCGTACGCACCCCCATCGGCAAGCGCGGGGGCGCGCTCGCCAACCTCCATCCCGCCTACCTGCTCGGCGAGACCTACCGTGAACTGCTGGCCCGTACCGGAATCCAGCCCGACTGCGTCGAGCAGATCGTCGGTGGCACGGTCACCCACGCCGGCGAGCAGTCGATGAACCCCGCCCGCAACGCCTGGCTCGCCATGGGTCTCCCGTACGAGACCGCCGCGACGACCGTGGACTGTCAGTGCGGCAGCTCGCAACAGGCCAACCACATGGTCGCCAACATGATCTCCGGCGGGGTCATGGACATCGGCATCGCCTGCGGCGTCGAGGCCATGAGCCGCGTGCCGCTGGGCTCCGGATCCAAGCACGGCCCGGGCAAGCCCTTCCCGGACGAGTGGAACGTGGACCTGCCGAACCAGTTCGAGGCCGCCGAGCGGATCGCCCGCCACCGGGGCCTGACCCGCGAGGACGTCGACAAGCTGGGCCTGCTCTCGCAGGAGCGGGCCGCGGCCGCCTGGGCCGAGGAGCGGTTCAAGCGCGAGACGTTCGCCGTCCAGGTGCCGACCACGGAAGAGGAACAGGCCGCCGGACAGGGCATGTGGCGCCTGGTCGACCGGGACGAGGGGCTGCGCGACACCAGCATGGAGGCGCTGGCCCGGCTCAAGCCGGTCATGCCGACCGCCGTGCACACCGCCGGCAACTCCTCGCAGATCTCCGACGGGGCCGCCGCCGTGATGTGGGCCTCGCGCAAGATGGCCCGCGCGCTCAAGCTCAAGCCGCGCGCCCGGATCGTCGCCCAGACGCTCGTCGGCGCCGACCCGCACTACCACCTGGACGGGCCGATCGACGCGACCCGAGCCGTGCTCGGCAAGGCCGGGATGTCCCTCAGGGACATCGACCTCGTCGAGATCAACGAGGCGTTCGCCTCCGTCGTCCTCAGCTGGGCCCGGGTCTTCGACCAGGACCTGGAGAAGGTCAACGTCAACGGCGGCGGCATCGCGCTCGGCCACCCCGTCGGCGCCACCGGCGCCCGGCTGATCACCACCGCGCTGCACGAGCTGGAGCGCCGTGACAAGGAGTTCGCGCTGATCACCATGTGCGCCGGCGGCGCGCTGGCGACCGGCACGATCATCCAGCGTCTGTGA
- a CDS encoding transglycosylase SLT domain-containing protein, translated as MSPACLRPSLFPSEGPSVSNVVIRRIAASKKTLVGSVLALGVAGSMLAAVPAQAAPASAKAIAQQMIKDPAQFAAFDKIISHESGWSHTATNPSSGAYGLAQALPASKMASAGSDWKTNPATQIKWGLDYMNERYGSPVGAWNFWSANHWY; from the coding sequence ATGTCTCCGGCATGCCTGCGACCGTCCTTGTTCCCTTCGGAAGGTCCATCCGTGTCCAACGTCGTCATCCGCCGCATCGCCGCTTCCAAGAAGACCCTCGTGGGTTCCGTCCTCGCCCTGGGTGTCGCCGGTTCCATGCTGGCCGCGGTTCCCGCGCAGGCCGCCCCCGCGAGTGCCAAGGCGATCGCTCAGCAGATGATCAAGGACCCGGCCCAGTTCGCCGCGTTTGACAAGATCATCTCGCACGAGAGCGGCTGGAGCCACACGGCGACCAACCCGTCCTCCGGCGCGTACGGCCTGGCCCAGGCCCTGCCCGCCTCGAAGATGGCCTCCGCCGGCTCCGACTGGAAGACCAACCCCGCCACCCAGATCAAGTGGGGCCTGGACTACATGAACGAGCGCTACGGCAGCCCCGTCGGCGCCTGGAACTTCTGGTCCGCCAACCACTGGTACTAA
- a CDS encoding ECF transporter S component: MNRPARPARPVRIGPRAAAALVLVTLIGIAAFGWPLLADRQSGLAHSQDAPWLFAALLPLLVAVVVATIADNGMDAKAVAMLGVLAAVGAALRPLGAGTAGLEPMFFLMVLSGRVLGPGFGFVLGSVTMFASALLTGGVGPWMPFQMLAMGWFSLGAGLLPGPERIRGRAELLMLAAYGCAGSFAYGTIMNLQGWVILQGMGQGISFHPGEPIAANLARFVAYCLATSVGWDLGRAALTVVLTLTLGATLLKALRRATRKAAFDPPVSFDPVGEIGRKPAAERCTSGDGR, from the coding sequence ATGAACCGCCCCGCCCGCCCCGCCCGCCCCGTCCGCATCGGCCCCCGGGCCGCCGCCGCCCTGGTGCTCGTCACCCTCATCGGCATCGCGGCCTTCGGCTGGCCGCTGCTCGCCGACCGGCAGTCCGGGCTCGCCCACTCCCAGGACGCCCCCTGGCTCTTCGCCGCGCTGCTCCCCCTCCTCGTCGCCGTGGTCGTCGCGACCATCGCCGACAACGGCATGGACGCCAAGGCGGTGGCGATGCTCGGGGTGCTCGCCGCCGTCGGCGCGGCACTGAGACCGCTGGGCGCGGGCACGGCCGGCCTGGAGCCCATGTTCTTCCTGATGGTGCTCAGCGGCCGCGTCCTCGGCCCCGGCTTCGGCTTCGTGCTCGGCTCGGTGACGATGTTCGCCTCGGCCCTGCTGACCGGCGGGGTCGGGCCGTGGATGCCGTTCCAGATGCTGGCCATGGGCTGGTTCTCGCTCGGCGCCGGCCTGCTGCCCGGCCCGGAACGGATCCGGGGCCGGGCGGAGCTGCTGATGCTGGCCGCGTACGGCTGCGCCGGCTCGTTCGCGTACGGCACGATCATGAACCTGCAGGGCTGGGTGATCCTGCAGGGCATGGGCCAGGGCATCTCCTTCCACCCGGGGGAGCCGATCGCCGCGAACCTGGCGCGGTTTGTCGCGTACTGCCTGGCGACCTCGGTGGGCTGGGACCTGGGCCGGGCCGCGCTGACCGTCGTACTGACGCTCACGCTCGGGGCCACCCTGCTGAAGGCGCTGCGGCGGGCGACTCGAAAAGCTGCCTTCGACCCGCCCGTCTCCTTCGATCCGGTGGGCGAGATCGGCCGTAAACCTGCCGCGGAAAGGTGTACGAGCGGCGACGGAAGGTGA
- a CDS encoding ATP-binding cassette domain-containing protein, whose amino-acid sequence MIRFEQVSVTYDGAAGPSLQGVDLVIPEGELTLLVGPSGVGKSTLLGTVSGLVPHFTGGTLRGRVTVAGRDTRTHKPRELADVVGTVGQDPLAHFVTDTVEDELAYGMESLGLSPAVMRRRVEETLDLLGLNELRDRPLATLSGGQQQRVAIGSVLTPHPKVLVLDEPTSALDPAAAEEVLAVLQRLVHDLGTTVLMAEHRLERVVQYADQVLLLPSPGAAPVLGTPSEIMAVSPVHPPVVALGRLAGWSPLPLSVRDARRRAAPLRSRLGERPGPGTALSPGSAPEHPAQQPSQPTRPATSRALPGPAPQTPAGLDVSASPSIEAPGTVRPSAPPGQFPAPPAQFPASPALEASGTGRPSASPQQFPAPPALEASGTGRPSASPQQFPAPPALEARGTGRSPGLSASPAFEARGSGGGAPSSGARPGLFSRLLRRSKPSPAPTPAGVPVPATARNLTVRRARTEALRDVTLTVTPGETIALMGRNGAGKSTLLAALVGTLAPTTGEVTVGGRTPHRTPPPEMVRRVGLVPQEPRDLLYADTVAAECAAADSDAAAAPGTCRDLVSALLPGVSDDIHPRDLSEGQRLALALALVLTGRPALLLLDEPTRGLDYAAKVRLIEILRGLAAEGHAIVLATHDVELAAELAHRVVILAGGEVVADGPTAEVVVSSPAFAPQVAKILAPGHWLTVSQVAAALEAAEAR is encoded by the coding sequence GTGATCCGCTTCGAGCAGGTGTCGGTCACCTACGACGGTGCGGCCGGCCCCTCCCTCCAGGGCGTCGACCTGGTGATCCCCGAGGGGGAGCTGACCTTGCTGGTCGGCCCGTCGGGCGTCGGCAAGTCCACCCTGCTGGGGACGGTCTCCGGACTGGTCCCGCACTTCACGGGCGGTACCCTGCGCGGCCGTGTCACGGTCGCCGGCCGTGACACGCGCACGCACAAGCCGCGCGAGCTCGCGGACGTGGTGGGCACGGTCGGCCAGGATCCCCTCGCGCACTTCGTGACGGACACGGTGGAGGACGAGCTCGCCTACGGCATGGAGTCCCTGGGGCTGTCACCTGCGGTGATGCGCCGCCGGGTGGAGGAGACGCTCGACCTGCTGGGCCTGAACGAACTGCGCGACCGGCCGCTCGCCACGCTCTCCGGCGGCCAGCAGCAGCGGGTCGCCATCGGCTCGGTCCTGACGCCGCACCCGAAGGTGCTGGTCCTGGACGAGCCGACGTCCGCGCTGGACCCGGCGGCGGCGGAGGAGGTCCTGGCCGTGCTGCAGCGGCTGGTGCACGACCTGGGCACGACCGTGCTGATGGCGGAGCACCGGCTGGAGCGGGTGGTCCAGTACGCCGACCAGGTCCTGCTCCTGCCCTCGCCGGGCGCGGCGCCCGTGCTCGGCACCCCTTCGGAGATCATGGCCGTCTCCCCGGTCCACCCGCCGGTGGTCGCCCTGGGCCGCCTCGCGGGCTGGTCCCCCCTCCCCCTCTCGGTCCGAGACGCCCGCCGCCGGGCCGCTCCGCTCAGGTCCCGCCTCGGTGAGCGCCCGGGCCCGGGCACGGCCCTGAGCCCGGGCTCCGCCCCGGAACACCCCGCGCAGCAACCCTCCCAGCCCACCCGCCCCGCCACTTCCCGGGCTCTGCCCGGACCCGCGCCTCAAACGCCGGCGGGGCTGGATGTTTCAGCCTCACCCTCGATTGAGGCGCCGGGCACGGTGCGTCCTTCGGCGCCGCCGGGGCAATTTCCAGCCCCGCCGGCGCAATTTCCAGCCTCGCCGGCGCTTGAGGCGTCGGGCACGGGGCGTCCTTCGGCCTCGCCGCAGCAATTTCCAGCCCCGCCGGCGCTTGAGGCGTCGGGCACGGGGCGCCCTTCGGCCTCGCCGCAGCAATTTCCAGCCCCGCCGGCGCTTGAGGCGCGGGGTACGGGGCGGAGCCCCGGTCTTTCAGCCTCGCCGGCGTTTGAGGCGCGGGGGTCTGGGGGCGGCGCCCCCAGCAGCGGAGCCCGGCCCGGGCTGTTCTCGCGACTGCTCCGCCGGAGCAAGCCGAGCCCCGCCCCCACCCCGGCAGGGGTACCGGTACCCGCGACGGCACGCAACCTCACCGTCCGCCGCGCCCGCACCGAGGCCCTCCGCGACGTCACCCTCACCGTCACCCCCGGCGAAACCATCGCCCTCATGGGCCGCAACGGCGCCGGCAAGTCCACCCTGCTCGCCGCCCTCGTCGGCACCCTCGCCCCCACCACCGGCGAGGTGACCGTCGGCGGCCGCACCCCCCACCGCACCCCGCCGCCCGAGATGGTCCGCCGCGTCGGCCTCGTCCCGCAGGAACCCCGCGACCTCCTCTACGCCGACACCGTCGCCGCCGAGTGCGCCGCCGCGGACTCCGACGCGGCCGCGGCCCCCGGCACCTGCCGGGACCTCGTCTCCGCCCTGCTGCCGGGCGTGTCCGACGACATCCACCCCCGCGACCTCTCCGAAGGGCAGCGCCTGGCCCTGGCCCTGGCCCTGGTCCTCACCGGCCGCCCCGCCCTGCTGCTCCTCGACGAGCCGACCCGCGGCCTGGACTACGCCGCCAAGGTCCGCCTGATCGAGATCCTGCGCGGCCTCGCCGCCGAGGGCCACGCCATCGTCCTCGCCACGCACGACGTGGAGCTCGCCGCCGAGCTGGCGCACCGCGTGGTGATCCTGGCCGGCGGGGAGGTCGTCGCGGACGGCCCGACCGCCGAGGTCGTCGTCTCCTCCCCCGCCTTCGCGCCCCAGGTGGCGAAGATCCTGGCCCCGGGCCACTGGCTCACCGTGAGCCAGGTCGCCGCGGCGCTGGAAGCGGCGGAGGCCCGATGA
- a CDS encoding energy-coupling factor transporter transmembrane component T encodes MTPARRSRPAAPDPSHRSTYRKWQAPLAGRATALHAGAWWLWALGLATAASRTTNPLLLGLIIGVAGYVVAARRTDAPWARSYTAFLKLGLFVIGLRLVFSMLLGSAIPGSHTLFILPEVPLPAWAQGIRFGGRVTAEQLVFAFYDGAKLATLLVCVGAANALANPARLLKSLPAALYEAGVAVVVAMTFAPNMVADVVRLRTARRLRGRPTGGVKAILQIGLPVLEGALERSVALAASMDARGYGRTAQVPPAVRHTTNVLTLGGLLGMCAGTYGLLAAQGAAYGLPVLGIGAVLALAGLRLGGRRSVRTRYRPDRWGPRAWLVAGSGAAVAAVLIHAGSLDPAGLHPGVVPLEAPTLPLWPAAAILIGLLPAFVAPVPPKEASQ; translated from the coding sequence GTGACCCCGGCCCGCCGGAGCCGGCCCGCGGCGCCGGATCCCTCGCACCGGTCGACGTACAGGAAATGGCAGGCGCCGCTCGCCGGCCGGGCCACCGCCCTCCATGCGGGGGCCTGGTGGCTGTGGGCCCTCGGCCTCGCCACCGCCGCGTCCCGCACCACCAACCCCCTCCTCCTCGGGCTGATCATCGGCGTCGCCGGTTACGTGGTCGCGGCCCGGCGCACGGACGCGCCCTGGGCCCGGTCCTACACGGCCTTCCTCAAGCTCGGCCTGTTCGTCATCGGCCTGCGCCTGGTCTTCTCCATGCTCCTCGGCTCCGCCATCCCCGGCTCGCACACCCTCTTCATCCTCCCGGAGGTCCCGCTCCCGGCCTGGGCGCAGGGCATCCGATTCGGCGGCCGGGTGACCGCCGAGCAGCTGGTCTTCGCCTTCTACGACGGCGCGAAGCTGGCCACCCTCCTCGTCTGCGTCGGCGCCGCGAACGCCCTCGCCAACCCGGCGCGGCTCCTCAAGTCCCTCCCCGCCGCCCTCTACGAGGCCGGGGTCGCCGTCGTCGTCGCCATGACCTTCGCGCCGAACATGGTCGCCGACGTCGTGCGCCTGCGGACCGCCCGCCGCCTGCGCGGACGCCCCACCGGCGGGGTGAAGGCGATCCTGCAGATCGGCCTCCCGGTCCTGGAGGGCGCCCTGGAGCGCTCCGTCGCCCTCGCCGCGTCGATGGACGCGCGCGGGTACGGCCGTACGGCGCAGGTCCCGCCCGCCGTCCGGCACACCACCAACGTCCTCACCCTCGGCGGCCTGCTCGGCATGTGCGCGGGCACGTACGGGCTGCTCGCCGCGCAGGGCGCCGCGTACGGGCTGCCCGTGCTCGGCATCGGCGCGGTCCTGGCCCTCGCGGGCCTGCGGCTCGGCGGGCGCCGGTCGGTGCGCACCCGCTACCGGCCCGACCGCTGGGGGCCGCGCGCCTGGCTGGTCGCCGGGTCGGGCGCGGCCGTCGCCGCCGTGCTGATCCACGCCGGCAGCCTCGACCCGGCCGGTCTGCACCCGGGCGTGGTCCCGCTGGAGGCCCCCACGCTCCCGCTCTGGCCGGCCGCCGCGATCCTGATCGGCCTGCTGCCCGCCTTCGTGGCACCCGTACCGCCCAAGGAGGCGTCGCAGTGA
- a CDS encoding SCO2322 family protein: MRRRPPAVALALGIVLALLAATPALAAGYRYWSFWDGSAGGQWSYATQGPSMARPADGAVQGFRFSVSKDAAAEAAKPRAAADFEAVCGATAPADGKKRVALVIDFGVPQDAPAGDAPPEAAPRTACAQVAPEATAAEALASVAKPLRYNSAALLCAISGYPKQGCGDQVADTSAGTSAGASAEASAAPAGSAQEEDGGPSAGLLAGMAAVAALAAAGIWQSRRRGR; encoded by the coding sequence ATGCGCCGCCGCCCGCCCGCCGTGGCCCTCGCCCTCGGGATCGTCCTGGCCCTGCTGGCCGCCACCCCGGCGCTGGCGGCCGGCTACCGCTACTGGTCGTTCTGGGACGGCTCGGCCGGCGGCCAGTGGTCGTACGCCACGCAGGGGCCGTCGATGGCCCGGCCCGCGGACGGCGCCGTCCAGGGCTTCCGCTTCTCCGTGAGCAAGGACGCGGCGGCGGAGGCGGCCAAGCCGCGCGCCGCCGCCGACTTCGAGGCCGTCTGCGGGGCGACCGCCCCGGCGGACGGGAAGAAGCGGGTGGCCCTGGTCATCGACTTCGGCGTCCCGCAGGACGCCCCGGCGGGCGACGCCCCGCCCGAGGCCGCCCCGCGCACCGCCTGCGCGCAGGTGGCCCCGGAGGCCACGGCGGCCGAGGCGCTGGCGTCGGTCGCCAAGCCGCTGCGCTACAACAGCGCGGCGCTGCTGTGCGCGATCTCGGGCTACCCGAAGCAGGGCTGCGGCGACCAGGTCGCGGACACCTCGGCGGGTACCTCTGCGGGCGCCTCGGCCGAGGCTTCCGCCGCACCGGCCGGGTCCGCGCAGGAGGAGGACGGCGGCCCGTCGGCCGGCCTCCTGGCGGGCATGGCCGCGGTGGCCGCCCTGGCCGCCGCGGGCATCTGGCAGTCCCGCCGCCGCGGCCGATGA